In Drosophila subpulchrella strain 33 F10 #4 breed RU33 chromosome 3R, RU_Dsub_v1.1 Primary Assembly, whole genome shotgun sequence, the following are encoded in one genomic region:
- the LOC119546032 gene encoding uncharacterized protein LOC119546032 — protein MSVRKERSRLPQLLLLICLGLFPAEVITNTITNPCQNGQVYANGGCSPIIVNVFNGCGGQTGITCNTANPVVVPSTPGCPNAPLQPLVVPVSPEKPKVDPVTPACPNAPLHPTVDPVTPEKPKVDPVNPACPNAPLKPIVDPVTPACPNAPLNPVVDPVTPACPNAPLNPSVVPPPCPNNCPSSQCPNNCPNSCNNNCSSNCPNNCPNASTPYPTLPPSTSTPQSTPAPQPTPMPQPALPPYNTPRPDPIPDPIPILPPAPIIRCPEGTILIKGVCRLIFCGRYEIYNEGRCTQARCPAGYVWTGIRCSKPKPVEIGNIHIENYVHQAAGNLPHLITNNVNNVEVNASIAIQGQTSDEEEEDEVEEVLVPKPPSGPCCNVFAPRICSTQVDQVGYKCFSRSQQQCGSFCSANKVVLAPQNVTTWTQDNNQMVVMPPNWAGQGCQSNGGLCQQAQNFYDCSGCAMGDFSTCSSYCYSYKCSTHNCAFYDQTQYCSQYPGQIGCRADDGWFPIS, from the exons ATGTCTGTTCGGAAAGAGCGTTCCCGGCTGCctcagctgctgctgctaatcTGCCTTGGTCTATTCCCTGCGGAGGTTATCACCAATACCATAACAAATCCCTGCCAGAATG GTCAGGTTTATGCCAATGGCGGTTGCAGTCCCATTATTGTGAATGTGTTTAATGGATGCGGTGGTCAAACGGGGATAACATGCAATACTGCTAATCCTGTGGTTGTCCCTAGTACTCCAGGTTGCCCTAACGCTCCTTTACAACCTTTAGTGGTCCCAGTTTCTCCTGAAAAACCTAAAGTGGACCCAGTAACTCCTGCTTGTCCCAACGCTCCTTTACACCCTACAGTGGATCCAGTTACTCCTGAAAAACCTAAAGTGGACCCGGTAAATCCAGCTTGTCCCAACGCTCCTCTTAAACCTATAGTTGATCCGGTAACTCCTGCGTGTCCCAATGCTCCTTTAAATCCTGTAGTGGATCCGGTAACTCCAGCTTGCCCCAATGCTCCTTTAAATCCCAGCGTTGTTCCTCCCCCATGTCCTAATAATTGTCCATCCTCACAGTGTCCTAACAATTGTCCCAATTCCTGTAATAATAATTGCTCCTCTAACTGTCCTAATAACTGTCCCAACGCTAGTACTCCATATCCGACCCTTCCACCCTCAACTTCCACTCCCCAATCAACACCTGCTCCCCAACCGACTCCCATGCCCCAACCAGCTCTACCACCATATAATACACCCCGACCTGACCCAATACCAGACCCTATCCCTATTCTACCACCGGCTCCCATTATCCGCTGTCCGGAAGGAACAATCCTTATAAAAGGCGTCTGTCGTCTAATTTTCTGTGGAAGATATGAAATATACAACGAAGGACGCTGCACTCAGGCCCGCTGTCCTGCAGGATATGTTTGGACTGGAATTCGATGCTCAAAACCCAAGCCAGTGGAAATCGGCAACATTCATATAGAAAACTATGTACACCAGGCAGCTGGAAATCTGCCCCACCTAATCACCAACAATGTGAACAATGTCGAGGTCAACGCCTCCATCGCAATCCAAGGACAAACCTCTGATGAGGAAGAGGAGGATGAGGTGGAGGAAGTGCTGGTACCAAAACCCCCTTCAGGTCCCTGCTGCAATGTATTTGCTCCCAGGATTTGCAGCACCCAGGTGGATCAGGTGGGATACAAGTGCTTCAGCAGGAGCCAGCAGCAGTGTGGTTCCTTTTGCAGTGCCAACAAGGTGGTTCTGGCACCACAGAACGTAACCACATGGACGCAGGACAACAACCAGATGGTGGTCATGCCACCCAACTGGGCGGGTCAGGGCTGCCAGTCCAATGGAGGCCTTTGCCAACAGGCTCAGA ACTTTTACGACTGCAGTGGCTGCGCAATGGGTGACTTTTCGACCTGCTCCTCGTATTGCTACTCCTACAAGTGCAGCACCCACAACTGCGCCTTTTATGACCAGACCCAATATTGCTCTCAATATCCTGGTCAAATCGGCTGCCGAGCGGATGATGGATGGTTCCCAATATCGTAA
- the LOC119554667 gene encoding cell wall protein DAN4 produces MPEISIRNSRIMLTKSVRSLLVVWLIFNAICGSAQADIVEALCPAGYQYIDGKCYSSSVCPEGHYLNTDGKCYPQTNKKCPPGYFLNTDELCYRTNPEPCPFETTTTTTDPTTTTTTELTTTTTTTEPTTTTTTTEPTTTTTTTEPTTTTTTTTEATTSTTTTTTEPTTTTTTTTTEPTTSTTTTTTEPTTTTTTPTTEPTTTTTTTTEPFPYPPPVIEELTRCPPGSIFYESQCRKIVCSEGEYYAGRCISSACPPGTVWYGKRCQEPGYITTILEIANVIHNEHKYSVTSENINRVEYVTAAPYDPDKDKSYDFSTPENIPDNVVAPPITTTRRPWIFPSLRPTTEQSVVDEPFPDRNPGPGCCFLKSPRICINYAPNWVCSSKEKKLCDPRVCTAPVVYLKPPKIVYDENTRRVVMPPNPPLLACSTSECKESEVLDCSGCKDHQRDKCSPSCYSYYCPNGTCAFMKTEDFCALYPGEFGCNALDGCIWDWCSKKCY; encoded by the exons ATGCCGGAGATTTCGATCCGGAACTCACGCATAATGCTTACGAAATCGGTGAGATCGCTGCTGGTCGTCTGGCTGATCTTCAATGCAATCTGTGGAAGTGCTCAAGCTGATATCGTG GAAGCCTTGTGTCCGGCGGGATATCAGTATATCGATGGCAAGTGCTACAGCTCTTCTGTTTGTCCCGAAG GACACTACTTAAACACAGATGGAAAATGTTACCCACAGACCAATAAGAAGTGTCCACCTG gTTACTTTCTTAACACTGATGAATTGTGCTATAGGACTAATCCAGAACCCTGCCCTTTtgaaacaacaaccacaacaacggATCCCACTACTACTACAACAACAGAActaacaactacaacaacgaCAACAGAACCGACCActacaacaactacaacagaaCCAACTACTactacaacaacaacggaACCCACCACTACTactacaacaacaacggaAGCCACTACTTCAACAACAACTACTACAACAGAGCCCACtactacaacaacaactacaacaacagaACCCACTACTTCAACAACAACTACGACAACAGAACCAACTACTACAACAACTACTCCTACGACAGAACCtactacaacaacaaccaccacCACGGAACCATTTCCGTATCCACCTCCCGTTATTGAAGAACTGACTCGCTGTCCGCCGGGCTCGATATTCTACGAATCGCAATGCCGGAAAATCGTCTGTTCAGAGGGTGAATACTACGCTGGGCGCTGTATTTCATCGGCCTGTCCACCGGGAACCGTTTGGTACGGAAAACGGTGCCAGGAACCAGGATATATCACCACAATCCTTGAGATCGCCAATGTGATCCACAACGAGCATAAGTACTCGGTGACCAGCGAAAATATAAACCGTGTGGAGTACGTTACAGCCGCACCCTATGATCCCGATAAGGACAAAAGCTACGATTTTAGTACACCCGAAAACATACCCGATAACGTTGTGGCTCcaccaataacaacaacaagacGTCCCTGGATATTTCCCAGTTTGAGGCCAACTACGGAGCAGTCGGTGGTCGATGAACCTTTTCCGGATCGTAATCCTGGGCCGGGCTGCTGTTTTCTGAAGAGTCCCCGAATCTGCATCAACTACGCCCCCAATTGGGTGTGTTCTAGCAAGGAGAAGAAGTTATGCGATCCCAGGGTCTGCACGGCCCCAGTGGTCTATCTCAAGCCCCCGAAGATCGTCTATGACGAAAACACGAGGCGCGTGGTAATGCCACCCAATCCGCCACTCTTGGCCTGCAGTACGTCGGAGTGCAAGGAGAGCG AGGTTTTGGATTGCTCCGGCTGCAAGGATCATCAGCGGGATAAGTGCTCTCCTAGCTGCTATAGTTACTACTGTCCTAATGGAACCTGCGCTTTTATGAAAACCGAAGATTTTTGCGCCCTATATCCGGGTGAATTTGGCTGCAATGCGTTGGACGGTTGTATCTGGGATTGGTGCAGTAAGAAGTGCTACTAG